The Sulfitobacter sp. S223 genome has a window encoding:
- a CDS encoding DUF1989 domain-containing protein, giving the protein MSAPSDADARRAIPPVICYPVETLPKPDMKMLDAARATLTKTGEVIVPARDAACFRVPAGHFFRISSVEGSQVGDLNLWNANDLTERFYSGKTRALHGTHITRGQQMWTSFPAIRPMATLTHDSLEWYGKDAFGGSVHDVIGTRCDPYTHNLLSGGQYHHCCHSNLTRALADHLQIPRDQAEPHIHDVLNVFMCTGFTRDTGQYFMKASPVRPGDYLEFFAEIDLLGALSACPGGDCSTVHSSDTAQCHPLLVETFAPGPTALKNWSPPPRNGYDRSHGA; this is encoded by the coding sequence ATGAGCGCGCCGTCCGACGCCGATGCGCGCCGCGCCATCCCGCCGGTCATCTGCTATCCCGTAGAGACCTTGCCAAAACCCGATATGAAGATGCTTGATGCAGCGCGGGCCACTCTCACTAAAACCGGTGAGGTCATCGTACCTGCGCGCGATGCGGCCTGCTTTCGCGTACCCGCCGGTCATTTTTTCCGGATAAGCAGCGTAGAAGGATCACAGGTTGGCGATTTGAACCTGTGGAATGCCAATGATCTGACAGAGCGGTTCTACTCGGGCAAAACCCGTGCGCTGCATGGGACGCACATCACACGCGGACAGCAGATGTGGACCAGCTTTCCCGCGATACGGCCCATGGCCACGCTCACCCACGACAGTCTTGAATGGTACGGTAAGGACGCATTCGGCGGTTCGGTGCATGATGTGATCGGTACGCGTTGTGACCCCTACACGCATAATCTGCTTTCCGGCGGGCAATACCACCATTGCTGCCATTCCAACCTGACGCGCGCGCTGGCCGATCACCTGCAAATCCCGCGCGATCAGGCAGAGCCGCATATCCACGATGTTCTCAACGTCTTTATGTGCACAGGCTTCACCCGCGACACTGGCCAGTATTTTATGAAAGCGAGCCCCGTACGTCCGGGCGACTACCTTGAGTTCTTTGCTGAAATTGATTTGCTCGGGGCGCTAAGTGCCTGTCCGGGGGGGGATTGCAGCACTGTGCATTCCTCAGACACAGCGCAATGCCATCCGCTGCTGGTTGAGACGTTTGCCCCCGGCCCAACAGCCCTGAAAAACTGGTCCCCGCCACCGCGCAATGGCTACGATCGGAGCCACGGCGCGTGA